In Carya illinoinensis cultivar Pawnee chromosome 10, C.illinoinensisPawnee_v1, whole genome shotgun sequence, one DNA window encodes the following:
- the LOC122279202 gene encoding uncharacterized protein LOC122279202 gives MEGDFPDQESVGSGTKRSSVSSSSRSRNRKDFFHRFLDSRDLTVKLEDWFDSLSEKSAGKSPAFDVPFELIELQKFDYALEGITFQQLIRMPNAVYASTSDAVEATAYLAIEDFLHASVKGLWEAFWSQDEPMPFSVACLSDANLKFYQAEKAIANGKLGTLCATGIMLKNPRHPSGSWDHLLELALMRPDIGSLAGDGERQPSLSVIGEALFYALRILLSRSLSRLSFSESSNTVFVLLVDSQHGGVVRVEGDIYKLEYDVNNVYECAANWIRDHARIAVSPVDRIWNKLGNANWGDLGALQVLFATFHCIMQFAGMPKHSIEDLAVDHGSRLQTRRAERQLEDTRVNGNGVFRYQQHTVSPEIVEVQEDSNNIRSEEVMKLEVGSTLWLEDSNREKGYQINELLSSAEFSYYIASPLEDPGKSLFLYVGSHPSQLEPAWENMNLWYQVQRQTKILTIMKQKGLSCKYLPQLGASGRIIHPGQCRRPSSGGNCDHPWCGTPILVTSPVGETVAEMISEGRFRSEEAIRCCHDCLSALSTAARAGIRHGDIRPENVIYVRSGVRYPYFVLIGWGHAILEDRDRPALNLHFSSTFALQEGKLCSASDAESLVYMLYFSSGGTLPDLDSVEGALQWRETSWSRRLIQQKLGDVSTVLKAFADYVDSLCGTPYLMDYDIWLRRLKRNIREEDHGKEIDTSS, from the coding sequence GTGATTTCCCAGACCAGGAGTCAGTGGGGTCTGGGACAAAAAGGTCTAGTGTATCATCTAGCAGTAGGTCTCGGAACCGCAAAGATTTTTTCCATAGATTTTTGGATAGTAGAGATCTGACTGTGAAACTTGAAGACTGGTTTGATTCGTTATCAGAAAAGTCAGCAGGAAAATCACCTGCCTTTGATGTTCCTTTCGAGTTAATAGAACTTCAAAAGTTTGATTATGCATTGGAAGGGATCACATTTCAGCAGCTGATTCGGATGCCGAATGCTGTTTATGCTTCTACTTCTGATGCTGTAGAGGCAACTGCTTATCTTGCTATTGAAGACTTTTTACATGCGAGTGTGAAGGGCTTGTGGGAGGCATTTTGGAGTCAGGATGAACCTATGCCTTTCTCTGTTGCCTGTCTGTCCGATGCTAACTTGAAATTCTACCAGGCTGAGAAGGCCATTGCTAATGGTAAGCTTGGAACTCTTTGTGCCACTGGTATAATGCTAAAAAACCCTAGGCATCCCAGCGGGTCGTGGGACCATCTTCTTGAATTGGCTCTTATGAGACCTGATATTGGAAGCCTTGCTGGGGATGGTGAGCGGCAGCCTTCTCTTTCTGTTATAGGGGAGGCCCTATTCTATGCTCTTCGTATACTACTATCAAGAAGCTTAAGCAGATTGAGTTTCTCTGAGAGTTCAAACACAGTCTTTGTTCTTCTTGTTGATTCTCAACATGGTGGGGTTGTAAGAGTTGAAGGAGACATATATAAGTTGGAATATGATGTTAATAATGTTTATGAATGTGCTGCTAATTGGATAAGAGACCATGCTAGAATTGCAGTCTCTCCGGTTGATCGGATCTGGAACAAGCTAGGAAATGCAAATTGGGGAGATCTTGGTGCTCTACAGGTACTCTTTGCAACCTTCCACTGTATCATGCAGTTTGCTGGAATGCCCAAGCACTCTATTGAGGATTTAGCTGTTGACCATGGTTCTCGCCTTCAAACGAGGAGAGCGGAGAGGCAGTTGGAGGATACCAGAGTGAATGGGAATGGTGTATTTCGTTACCAGCAGCACACCGTTTCCCCTGAAATTGTTGAAGTTCAAGAAGATTCCAATAATATTCGGTCTGAAGAGGTAATGAAGTTGGAAGTCGGATCCACATTATGGTTGGAGGATTCCAACCGGGAAAAGGGTTATCAGATTAACGAATTGCTGAGCAGTGCTGAATTTTCATATTACATTGCATCTCCTCTGGAAGACCCAGGAAAAAGTCTGTTTCTATATGTTGGTTCTCATCCTTCTCAGCTGGAACCAGCATGGGAAAATATGAATTTATGGTATCAGGTTCAGAGACAGACTAAAATATTGACCATTATGAAACAGAAAGGTCTCTCTTGCAAATATTTACCACAGTTAGGTGCATCTGGCAGGATTATTCACCCTGGTCAGTGTCGAAGACCCAGCTCGGGAGGAAACTGTGACCACCCTTGGTGTGGCACCCCAATTCTTGTGACCAGCCCGGTTGGTGAAACTGTGGCTGAAATGATTAGTGAAGGTCGATTCCGTTCAGAGGAGGCAATCAGGTGTTGTCACGATTGCTTGTCTGCACTTTCGACGGCTGCCCGTGCTGGGATTCGGCATGGAGACATCAGGCCAGAGAATGTAATTTATGTCAGGTCCGGTGTGAGGTATCCGTATTTTGTCCTTATTGGCTGGGGACATGCCATTCTTGAAGATAGGGACCGCCCTGCATTGAATCTTCATTTCTCATCAACTTTTGCTCTTCAGGAGGGAAAGTTGTGCTCAGCTTCAGATGCAGAGAGCCTGGTTTATATGCTTTATTTTTCGTCTGGTGGTACTTTGCCTGACCTGGATTCTGTTGAGGGGGCGTTGCAGTGGAGAGAGACCTCTTGGTCAAGGAGGTTGATTCAGCAGAAGCTTGGTGACGTCTCAACGGTGTTGAAGGCATTTGCTGATTATGTTGACAGTCTTTGTGGGACACCATATCTGATGGACTATGATATATGGCTAAGAAGGTTAAAGAGAAATATTCGTGAGGAGGACCATGGTAAGGAAATAGACACATCAAGCTAG